Proteins co-encoded in one Flavobacterium fluviale genomic window:
- a CDS encoding DUF5362 family protein produces MEEISAFEKFELQLDSTAKDFLKETAKWAYFLSIIGFIGIGFLLLIAVFAGTIFSALGTMQGMGGMGASFGAAMGAAYFLMAALYFFPVYYLFKFSSNAKKAFRDNDSAALTESFGYLKSHYKFFGILMIILLSIYALFFVFAILGGLMGR; encoded by the coding sequence ATGGAAGAAATTTCAGCATTTGAAAAATTTGAATTGCAGTTAGATTCAACTGCAAAAGACTTTTTAAAAGAAACAGCCAAATGGGCTTATTTCTTATCAATTATCGGTTTCATCGGGATCGGCTTTTTACTTTTAATAGCTGTTTTTGCAGGAACAATTTTCTCTGCACTTGGCACAATGCAAGGAATGGGCGGTATGGGCGCGTCTTTTGGTGCGGCTATGGGAGCAGCTTATTTTTTAATGGCAGCTCTTTACTTCTTTCCAGTGTATTATTTGTTTAAATTTAGTTCAAATGCTAAAAAAGCCTTTAGAGATAATGATTCAGCAGCTTTAACAGAATCATTCGGCTATTTAAAATCACATTACAAATTTTTTGGAATTTTAATGATTATCCTTTTAAGTATTTATGCACTGTTTTTTGTGTTTGCTATCCTTGGAGGATTAATGGGCAGATAG
- a CDS encoding patatin-like phospholipase family protein has product MDKRKFTENGAVLAIIKDLKEQIKGKKFSDIIDNNNYQYVDLVQEGGGVLGIALVGYVYVLEKMGIRFLSLAGTSAGSINTMLMAAAGTCDVEKSEWILDCLCNKNLYDFVDGDRDAREFIDALLSDAGNLKLIIKGYQVVDNFKDDLGLNPGNNFHQWMTNLLSQKGIKNYADLKALREKGVSDKNKLYRINKVNPGDKEEYKRIDHWSEMAIIAADITTESKIIFPKMIDLFYSNPEVQNPADFVRASMSIPLFFAPFKIKNIPTGADAWNKWNEATCLRTSVPSEVMFMDGGIISNFPIDIFHENLNVPASPTFGIKLGYDKNEINKNEKFPNLISSMFDTARYGYDAEFLRKNPDFKNLIGYIDTGSHNWLNFNLTDDAKIDLFIRGAQHAADFLNRFNWEEYKKIRKAKSDYYKSV; this is encoded by the coding sequence ATGGACAAAAGAAAATTTACGGAAAATGGCGCAGTTCTAGCAATTATTAAAGATTTAAAAGAACAAATAAAAGGCAAAAAATTCTCTGATATAATAGACAATAACAACTACCAATATGTTGATCTGGTTCAGGAAGGCGGCGGCGTTCTTGGAATTGCTTTAGTCGGATATGTGTATGTTCTGGAAAAAATGGGAATCCGATTTTTAAGTTTAGCAGGAACTTCTGCAGGAAGCATTAACACCATGCTTATGGCGGCCGCAGGAACTTGTGACGTAGAAAAATCGGAATGGATTCTAGACTGTCTTTGTAATAAAAATTTATATGATTTTGTTGATGGAGACCGAGATGCCCGTGAATTTATCGATGCTCTTTTAAGTGATGCCGGTAATTTAAAATTAATCATTAAAGGTTATCAGGTAGTTGATAATTTTAAAGATGATTTGGGTCTGAATCCAGGAAATAATTTCCATCAATGGATGACTAATTTACTTTCGCAAAAAGGAATAAAGAATTATGCCGACCTAAAAGCGTTAAGAGAAAAAGGAGTTTCAGATAAGAATAAATTATATCGAATAAATAAGGTTAATCCTGGCGATAAAGAGGAATACAAACGTATAGATCATTGGAGTGAAATGGCGATCATCGCCGCTGACATTACTACTGAAAGCAAAATCATCTTCCCGAAAATGATTGATCTCTTTTATTCTAATCCGGAAGTTCAAAATCCAGCCGATTTTGTTCGGGCTTCCATGTCGATTCCGTTGTTTTTTGCTCCTTTTAAAATAAAAAATATTCCAACTGGAGCTGATGCTTGGAACAAATGGAATGAAGCAACTTGTCTGCGCACTTCTGTACCGTCTGAAGTGATGTTTATGGACGGAGGAATTATATCCAATTTTCCTATTGATATTTTCCACGAAAATTTAAATGTTCCCGCTTCTCCCACTTTTGGAATTAAACTAGGCTATGACAAAAATGAAATCAATAAAAATGAAAAATTCCCTAATTTAATAAGTTCAATGTTTGACACAGCGCGATACGGTTATGATGCTGAATTTTTAAGAAAAAATCCAGACTTCAAAAACCTCATCGGCTATATTGATACAGGAAGTCATAATTGGCTAAATTTCAATCTGACCGATGATGCTAAAATTGATCTTTTTATTCGCGGTGCACAGCACGCCGCCGATTTTTTAAACCGTTTTAATTGGGAGGAATATAAAAAAATCAGAAAAGCAAAAAGTGACTATTACAAATCAGTTTAG
- a CDS encoding DUF4369 domain-containing protein — protein MKKTLIAFVTLAILASCSKKESTGNVHITGNIKGLKKGTLYIQRIVDTSLVAIDSIKIDGNPAFESNITLDSPEMLYLFLDRGVTNSLDNNIMFFAEPGNITIETNLDNYISGAKITGSKNQELYEQYSKINSRFIDENLSLVEPRFRAIKRQDLKAVDSITKLQENNIKRKYLYATNFALNNKDHEVAPYIALAEIYDINFRFLDTIQKSMTPKVAKSFYGKKLTKYVGDLKKQQPTQTPE, from the coding sequence ATGAAAAAAACATTAATAGCTTTTGTTACTCTTGCTATACTTGCATCTTGCAGCAAAAAAGAATCTACTGGTAACGTACATATTACTGGAAATATAAAGGGATTAAAAAAAGGCACTTTATATATCCAAAGAATTGTTGACACATCGCTTGTTGCAATTGACAGCATTAAAATAGACGGAAACCCTGCTTTTGAAAGTAATATCACTTTAGATTCACCAGAAATGCTATATTTATTTTTAGATCGTGGTGTAACTAATTCATTAGATAACAATATTATGTTTTTTGCCGAGCCTGGAAATATTACTATTGAAACTAATCTAGACAACTACATCTCTGGCGCTAAAATTACAGGATCGAAAAACCAAGAATTATACGAGCAATATTCTAAAATAAACAGCCGTTTTATAGATGAAAACCTTTCTTTGGTAGAACCTCGTTTTAGAGCAATCAAAAGACAAGATTTAAAAGCAGTAGACAGCATCACTAAATTGCAGGAAAACAATATTAAAAGAAAATACTTGTACGCTACAAACTTTGCATTAAACAACAAAGATCATGAAGTGGCACCTTATATTGCTTTAGCAGAGATCTACGACATCAATTTTAGGTTTCTAGATACAATTCAAAAATCTATGACACCTAAAGTAGCTAAATCATTTTACGGAAAAAAACTGACCAAATATGTTGGCGACTTAAAGAAACAACAGCCAACTCAAACACCAGAATAA